In Halostagnicola kamekurae, the following are encoded in one genomic region:
- the ggt gene encoding gamma-glutamyltransferase encodes MGQDSPEADSSDSADESTERVRTTKRTFLQGTGATLGAGMVPVGASSAFERSNVASPSNAVAEAADGMVSSVHPQATEAGVEVLENGGNAIDTAVAVQFALNVVQPHSSGIGGGGFTLVYSAAEDEITAIDNRERAPLGAQPDMFLDNQGEEVPFFDRHTNGKAVGVPGTLKAADVAVKRFGRTPLDELLQPAIELAAPGGRTVTVDEFLAGSIADNVDDGALTPTAREVFAPGGDPLEAGDELVQSDLADTLRTIRDDGIGSFYKGEIAEDIAETVQGAARSRKTGGSMTVDDLGRYNVAITRPTYETYDGDAHEITVRTMRSPTSGGYVIAQILALLESFDLAQYDRRSFDVYHRLIEAFQLAFADRNEYLGDEEFVDIPWQGLLDDEYVDARRRIIDPETATSATREPGDPFAHQPGGQYYTSPRDIEQAKHDGNASGARNGKGNEPRTNSAVAHPGQTTHFTTADAEGNVVSWTSTIEQLFGSGIMVPGRGFMLNNELTDFDATPGGPNEVQPEKRPLSSTSPTIVTRDGDPFLTVGSPGGWSIIHTVSQILLNVAEFGMDIDDAIAEPRVYSATGTWVDAENGVPDDAVDELNAAGHDVSTVDSIGNAQSILVKEDGGYVGVADHRRNGSAGSPS; translated from the coding sequence ATGGGACAAGACAGTCCTGAAGCAGATTCGAGCGATTCGGCGGACGAATCCACGGAACGCGTTCGGACGACGAAGCGGACGTTCCTCCAGGGGACCGGCGCCACACTGGGAGCCGGCATGGTTCCGGTCGGAGCCAGTAGCGCGTTCGAGCGATCGAACGTAGCGTCGCCATCCAACGCCGTCGCAGAAGCCGCCGACGGAATGGTCTCGAGCGTCCATCCGCAGGCGACGGAAGCCGGCGTGGAGGTCCTCGAGAACGGAGGGAACGCCATCGATACGGCGGTTGCCGTCCAGTTCGCGCTCAACGTCGTTCAACCCCACTCGTCGGGGATCGGTGGCGGCGGGTTCACGCTCGTCTACAGCGCCGCGGAGGACGAGATTACCGCCATCGACAATCGGGAGCGAGCACCCCTCGGCGCACAACCCGACATGTTTCTGGACAATCAAGGCGAGGAGGTGCCGTTCTTCGACCGCCACACGAACGGCAAGGCGGTCGGCGTCCCCGGGACGCTGAAGGCCGCCGACGTGGCCGTCAAGCGGTTCGGACGAACGCCGCTCGACGAACTACTCCAGCCGGCCATCGAGTTGGCCGCACCGGGCGGACGAACGGTTACCGTCGACGAGTTCCTGGCGGGTTCGATCGCGGACAACGTCGACGATGGAGCGCTCACCCCGACCGCTCGAGAAGTGTTCGCTCCGGGAGGCGACCCCCTCGAGGCGGGCGACGAACTCGTTCAGTCGGACCTCGCCGATACCCTCCGCACCATCCGCGACGACGGCATCGGCTCGTTTTACAAGGGAGAGATCGCGGAGGATATCGCCGAGACGGTTCAGGGTGCGGCACGCTCCCGCAAGACGGGCGGGAGCATGACCGTCGACGACCTCGGCCGCTATAACGTCGCCATCACCAGGCCCACCTACGAGACCTACGACGGTGACGCACACGAGATCACCGTCCGAACGATGCGTTCGCCGACCTCCGGCGGCTACGTCATCGCACAGATTCTCGCCCTCCTCGAGTCGTTCGATCTCGCGCAGTACGATCGGCGGTCGTTCGACGTGTACCACCGGCTGATCGAGGCGTTCCAGTTGGCGTTCGCCGACCGCAACGAGTACCTCGGCGACGAGGAGTTCGTCGACATCCCGTGGCAGGGACTGCTCGACGACGAGTACGTCGACGCTCGCCGGCGGATCATCGACCCGGAAACGGCGACGTCCGCGACTCGCGAGCCCGGTGATCCCTTCGCCCATCAACCCGGCGGACAGTACTACACGAGCCCGAGAGACATCGAGCAGGCCAAACACGACGGCAACGCCTCGGGCGCACGGAACGGGAAAGGCAACGAGCCCCGCACGAACAGTGCCGTGGCCCACCCCGGGCAGACGACGCATTTTACGACGGCCGACGCCGAGGGGAACGTCGTCTCCTGGACCAGCACCATCGAACAGTTGTTCGGATCTGGAATCATGGTTCCCGGTCGGGGCTTCATGCTGAACAACGAGCTCACGGACTTCGACGCAACCCCCGGCGGACCGAACGAGGTGCAGCCGGAAAAGCGCCCGCTGAGCAGCACGAGTCCGACGATCGTCACGCGCGACGGTGACCCCTTCCTGACGGTCGGCTCCCCCGGCGGCTGGTCGATCATCCACACCGTCTCCCAGATCCTGCTCAACGTCGCCGAGTTCGGCATGGACATCGACGACGCTATCGCGGAACCTCGCGTCTACTCCGCGACCGGGACCTGGGTAGATGCCGAAAACGGCGTCCCCGACGACGCCGTTGACGAACTGAACGCCGCCGGTCACGACGTCTCTACCGTCGATTCCATCGGCAACGCCCAATCCATCCTCGTCAAAGAAGACGGCGGCTACGTCGGTGTCGCTGACCACCGGAGGAACGGTTCAGCCGGGTCGCCGTCGTGA
- a CDS encoding heavy metal translocating P-type ATPase — translation MTENLDGDTAGPPNGGGQQRELSARLTVPEMDCPSCAQKVDKSLQRVDGVVDATLQPTTGTANITYDPKRTSEADVVKAIEGAGYEVVGGPGTEGDERIEASDGVDIAPPSEVWTSARAKKTWLGAAFVTLGLVFEFLLTGQNVTIASGLDYPLRVADVLFLGAVAVSGIPVVRGGYYSAKNRSLDIDLLMGTAIIAATGIGYFVEAATLAVLFSIAELLEDYAMDRARDSLRELMELSPDEATVLRDGEEVTIPAEDVAVGETVVVRPGDKIPLDGAVIDGESAVDQSPITGESVPVDKTSGDEVYAGAITEEGYLEIEATSTAGDSTLSRIIEMVQGAQAKKTETEQFVDRFSGYYTPVVVVLAILTAVLPPLVITTPVSVDVAGYGFTFAADWQTWFIRGLTLLVIACPCAFVISTPVSVVSGITSAAKNGVLIKGGNYLEAMGEVDAVALDKTGTLTKGELAVTDVIPVSDTDEATLLRYAAGLERRSEHPIATAILARADDTGVGNSPEPDAFESLTGKGIRGDIDGETYYAGKPALFEELGFDLTRARSATDGGVPAPDAVEGDDGAFAEDALATLEGEGKTVVIVGTKSELLGAIAIADEVRPASRRAVERLQELGVERVVMLTGDNEGTARAIAEQAGVDEYRADLLPDEKVDAVEELQAECGEVAMVGDGINDAPALATAEVGIAMGAAGTDTALETADIALMGDDIGKLPYLYDLSHTANGVIRQNIWASLGVKFLLALGVPLGLVSVALAVVVGDMGMSLGVTGNAMRLSRIDPARSADA, via the coding sequence ATGACAGAGAATCTGGATGGGGATACGGCGGGACCGCCGAACGGCGGCGGGCAACAACGGGAGCTGTCCGCTCGCCTTACCGTCCCCGAGATGGACTGTCCGTCGTGTGCGCAGAAAGTCGACAAGAGCCTCCAGCGCGTCGACGGCGTCGTCGACGCCACGCTCCAGCCGACCACCGGCACGGCCAACATCACGTACGACCCCAAACGCACCAGCGAAGCCGACGTAGTCAAGGCGATTGAAGGCGCCGGCTACGAGGTTGTTGGCGGCCCCGGCACTGAGGGCGACGAGCGAATCGAGGCGAGTGACGGCGTCGACATCGCACCACCTTCAGAGGTCTGGACGAGCGCCCGCGCGAAGAAGACGTGGCTCGGTGCGGCGTTCGTCACCCTCGGTCTTGTCTTCGAATTCCTTCTCACTGGCCAGAACGTCACGATAGCGAGCGGCCTCGACTACCCGCTTCGCGTCGCAGATGTCTTGTTCCTCGGTGCCGTCGCTGTCAGCGGTATTCCCGTCGTCCGTGGTGGCTATTATTCAGCCAAAAATCGGAGTCTCGACATCGATCTGCTGATGGGGACGGCGATCATCGCCGCGACCGGTATCGGCTACTTCGTCGAAGCCGCCACGCTGGCCGTTCTGTTCAGCATCGCCGAGCTGCTCGAGGACTACGCGATGGACAGGGCGCGGGATTCCCTGCGAGAGCTAATGGAACTGTCGCCCGACGAGGCCACCGTCCTGCGCGACGGCGAGGAGGTGACGATACCGGCCGAGGACGTAGCCGTCGGTGAAACGGTGGTCGTCCGGCCGGGTGACAAGATCCCGCTCGACGGGGCGGTCATCGACGGCGAGAGTGCGGTCGACCAGTCGCCGATCACCGGCGAGAGCGTTCCCGTCGACAAGACCTCCGGTGACGAGGTGTACGCCGGCGCGATCACCGAGGAGGGGTACCTCGAGATAGAGGCCACGTCGACGGCGGGTGACTCCACTCTCTCGCGCATCATCGAGATGGTGCAGGGCGCACAGGCGAAAAAGACCGAGACCGAGCAGTTCGTCGATCGGTTTTCGGGGTACTACACGCCTGTCGTAGTCGTTCTGGCGATCCTTACAGCGGTCCTTCCGCCGCTGGTAATCACCACTCCCGTCTCGGTGGACGTAGCTGGATACGGCTTCACCTTCGCTGCCGACTGGCAGACGTGGTTCATCCGCGGACTCACGCTGCTGGTGATCGCGTGTCCATGTGCGTTCGTCATCTCCACGCCCGTCTCGGTGGTGTCGGGCATCACTAGCGCTGCGAAAAACGGCGTCCTCATCAAGGGCGGTAACTACCTCGAGGCGATGGGCGAGGTCGACGCCGTCGCCCTCGACAAGACGGGCACACTCACGAAGGGCGAACTCGCCGTCACAGACGTCATCCCAGTCAGCGACACCGACGAGGCGACGCTGCTCCGGTACGCGGCCGGGCTGGAGCGACGGAGCGAACACCCCATCGCAACAGCGATTCTCGCCCGCGCCGATGATACGGGCGTGGGTAACTCACCCGAGCCGGACGCCTTCGAGAGCCTGACCGGCAAGGGAATCCGTGGCGATATCGACGGCGAGACGTACTATGCGGGAAAACCCGCACTCTTCGAGGAACTGGGCTTCGACCTCACCCGGGCCCGCTCAGCGACCGACGGCGGTGTTCCAGCACCAGACGCGGTCGAGGGTGACGACGGGGCGTTCGCCGAGGACGCGCTCGCGACGCTGGAGGGGGAGGGCAAGACGGTCGTTATCGTCGGTACGAAGTCGGAGCTGCTGGGTGCAATTGCCATCGCGGACGAGGTACGCCCAGCCTCGAGGCGGGCCGTCGAGCGGCTCCAAGAGCTTGGTGTGGAGCGAGTAGTGATGCTGACCGGTGACAACGAGGGCACCGCTCGTGCCATCGCCGAGCAGGCCGGCGTCGACGAATACCGCGCCGACCTCCTACCGGACGAGAAGGTCGACGCAGTCGAGGAGTTACAAGCGGAGTGCGGTGAGGTCGCGATGGTCGGTGACGGGATTAATGACGCGCCCGCGCTCGCCACCGCGGAGGTCGGCATTGCGATGGGTGCGGCCGGGACCGACACCGCCCTCGAGACGGCAGACATCGCGTTGATGGGCGACGACATCGGGAAACTCCCGTACTTGTACGACCTGTCGCATACGGCCAACGGCGTGATCCGACAGAATATCTGGGCGAGCCTCGGCGTGAAATTCTTGCTCGCGCTGGGCGTGCCGCTGGGTCTAGTCAGCGTTGCGTTGGCGGTCGTCGTCGGCGATATGGGGATGAGCCTCGGCGTCACCGGGAACGCGATGCGGTTGTCGCGAATCGACCCTGCCCGATCCGCCGACGCCTGA
- a CDS encoding helix-turn-helix domain-containing protein, whose translation MRELVFALEYEPGCNEVADALADHPNARVRSLSLHATAERLWRVDHATGTPEALDAIEDAFLDGDYYADCLATENCGATQTTRVLDRADNRLVLYSDWERTPTCASVPHIARDHLGDGVLFETRHEGRHYTWRLIHSGDGDVAAFFDALETAVGDCAQMEMLRTADTTTVTRENDGTPSGLSPTQEAALQAAVEHGYYESPRETDVGGLAGHLDVPRSTLTYRLRRAEEYLAKQYVAGERVAEERLTSH comes from the coding sequence ATGCGTGAACTCGTCTTCGCCCTGGAATACGAACCGGGTTGCAACGAGGTGGCAGACGCCCTTGCCGACCACCCTAACGCTCGCGTCCGTTCGCTCTCGCTCCACGCTACTGCCGAGCGTCTCTGGCGGGTCGACCATGCCACCGGAACTCCCGAGGCGCTCGACGCCATCGAGGACGCTTTTCTCGACGGCGACTACTACGCTGACTGTCTCGCCACTGAGAACTGCGGCGCTACACAGACCACTCGAGTCCTGGATCGGGCGGACAACAGGCTCGTCCTCTATTCCGACTGGGAGCGTACTCCTACCTGCGCCTCAGTTCCCCACATCGCACGAGACCATCTCGGCGACGGCGTGCTGTTCGAAACCCGCCACGAGGGGCGTCACTACACGTGGCGACTAATCCACTCCGGGGACGGCGACGTGGCGGCGTTCTTCGACGCTCTGGAGACCGCCGTCGGGGACTGTGCTCAGATGGAGATGCTCCGCACTGCGGACACGACGACAGTAACTCGAGAGAACGACGGGACACCAAGTGGATTGTCCCCGACACAGGAGGCTGCTCTCCAAGCCGCCGTCGAACACGGCTACTATGAATCTCCCCGCGAGACCGACGTCGGTGGGCTCGCCGGCCATCTCGACGTGCCGCGCTCAACACTCACCTACCGACTCCGGCGGGCGGAGGAATATTTAGCGAAGCAATACGTCGCCGGCGAGCGGGTTGCGGAAGAACGACTGACATCCCACTGA
- a CDS encoding glycoside hydrolase family 68 protein produces the protein MEDQDQTEVSRRTVLRTTGAIGAAGLGLSIGTGTGAAVETGEPSAWTREHANNIELTDDLTAPVIDENPDVISDDYWVWDTWPLRYRDGSIAKINGWQIVFSLTASKDLVPGARHNEATIRYFYSRNGHDWTEGGTAFENPLGHHQWAGSAMYDHEQDQIYHFYTATSPEPEFRQRLALGKGASLETGPHGVDLVGDQEHVIMAEADGELYQTLEQSRDQGIVYAFRDPWYFRHPETGEDMVVFEGNTPTDGEDPSDPRSYNGNVGVARATNDDLTEWELLPPNLEAIEVNQQLERPHYVFQDGKWYLFVLSHEFTFAPGLSGPDALYGFVADSLYGDYEPLNESGLVLANPEAAPFQGYSWLAMPQGNDVLVESFENFRGLDDTSRGEIGLDEVGFLPAEEQKELFGGTLAPSLKVQLDGTETRVVAELNDGHFIPSGGSPNGNGNGRGR, from the coding sequence ATGGAAGATCAGGATCAGACAGAGGTGAGCAGACGTACTGTCCTTAGAACGACCGGCGCGATCGGCGCAGCCGGTCTCGGGCTGTCGATCGGGACCGGCACCGGGGCCGCCGTCGAGACGGGTGAGCCAAGCGCGTGGACACGCGAGCACGCGAACAACATCGAACTCACCGACGACCTGACGGCGCCGGTGATCGACGAGAATCCCGACGTAATCTCGGACGACTACTGGGTCTGGGACACGTGGCCGCTTCGGTACCGCGACGGTTCGATCGCGAAGATTAACGGCTGGCAGATCGTCTTCTCGCTCACAGCGTCGAAGGACCTCGTGCCGGGCGCTCGCCACAATGAGGCGACGATTCGTTACTTCTACTCCCGGAACGGCCATGACTGGACTGAGGGCGGGACGGCCTTCGAGAACCCACTCGGTCATCATCAGTGGGCCGGCTCCGCGATGTACGACCACGAGCAAGACCAGATCTACCACTTCTACACCGCGACCAGTCCCGAGCCGGAGTTCCGCCAGCGACTCGCGCTCGGCAAAGGCGCGTCGCTCGAGACCGGTCCGCACGGCGTCGACCTGGTCGGAGACCAAGAGCACGTCATCATGGCCGAGGCCGACGGCGAACTCTACCAGACGCTAGAGCAGTCCCGGGACCAGGGCATCGTCTATGCGTTCCGCGACCCGTGGTACTTCCGGCACCCCGAGACGGGCGAAGACATGGTCGTCTTCGAGGGCAACACGCCCACAGACGGCGAGGACCCGAGCGATCCGCGGAGTTACAACGGGAACGTCGGGGTAGCGCGGGCGACGAACGACGACCTCACCGAGTGGGAGTTGCTCCCACCGAACCTGGAGGCCATCGAGGTCAATCAGCAACTCGAGCGCCCCCACTACGTCTTCCAGGACGGGAAGTGGTATCTGTTCGTGCTGAGCCACGAGTTTACGTTCGCACCCGGCCTCTCGGGGCCTGATGCCCTGTACGGGTTCGTCGCCGACTCGCTATACGGCGACTACGAGCCGCTCAATGAGAGCGGACTGGTCCTCGCGAACCCCGAGGCGGCGCCGTTCCAGGGCTACTCTTGGTTAGCGATGCCTCAGGGTAACGACGTCCTCGTCGAGAGCTTCGAGAACTTCCGCGGCCTCGACGACACCTCTCGGGGCGAGATCGGTCTCGACGAAGTCGGATTCTTGCCAGCCGAGGAACAGAAGGAGCTGTTCGGTGGTACCCTCGCCCCGAGTCTGAAAGTCCAACTCGACGGCACCGAGACGCGGGTCGTCGCCGAACTCAACGATGGCCATTTCATCCCGTCGGGCGGCAGTCCGAACGGAAACGGCAACGGACGCGGTCGGTAG